One Triticum dicoccoides isolate Atlit2015 ecotype Zavitan chromosome 5B, WEW_v2.0, whole genome shotgun sequence genomic window carries:
- the LOC119310860 gene encoding heat shock 70 kDa protein, mitochondrial-like, with protein sequence MTIGSLLASRLARSGHALATRAXXQAPRTHQHHHEASPLLSRLGAVARAFSSRPAAADVIGIDLGTTNSCVSVMEGKTPRVIENAEGARTTPSIVATNNKGEILIGITASRQAVTNAENTVRGSKRLIGRAFDDPQTQKEMKMVPYKIVRGTNGDAWVEMAGKSYSPSQIGAFVLTKMKETAEAYLGKSVSKAVITVPAYFNDAQRQATKDAGRIAGLEVMRIINEPTAAALSYGMNNKEGLIAVFDLGGGTFDVSILEISNGVFEVKATNGDTFLGGEDFDATLLNYLVSEYKNSDNIDLSKDKLALQRLREAAEKAKVELSSTPQTEINLPFITADASGAKHFNITLTRSKFESLVGNLIERTCIPCTNCLKDAGVSAKEIDEVLLVGGMTRVPKVQDIVSQIFGKSPSKGVNPDEAVAMGAAIQGGILRGDVKELLLLDVTPLSLGIETLGGIFTRLINRNTTIPTKKSQTFSTAADNQTQVGIKVLQGEREMATDNKLLGEFQLEGIPPAPRGMPQIEVTFDIDANGIVKVSAKDKSTGKEQDITIKSSGGLSDSDIEKMVKEAELNSQRDQERKSLIDLRNSADTTIYSIEKSVSEYKDKVPAEVVTEIQSAVSDLRAAMAGDDSDAIKQKLEAANKAVSKIGQHMQGGGGAAGGDSGSSGGGDQTPEAEYQDPKEAKM encoded by the exons ATGACCATCGGATCTCTCCTCGCCTCGCGGCTGGCCAGGTCCGGCCACGCCCTCGCCACGCGCGCCNNNN ACCAGGCTCCCCGGACCCACCAACATCATCACGAGGCGTCTCCCCTGCTCTCCAGGCTCGGAGCCGTGGCCCGCGCTTTCAG CTCAAGGCCCGCTGCCGCAGATGTCATCGGGATCGATTTGGGGACGACAAACTCATGTGTCTCCGTCATGGAAGGCAAG ACACCACGAGTGATTGAGAATGCTGAAGGTGCGAGGACAACACCCTCCATTGTTGCCACAAACAACAAAGGCGAGATCTTGATCGGCATCACTGCCAGTCGGCAGGCAGTGACAAATGCCGAGAACACAGTTCGTGGGTCAAAGCGCCTGATTGGTAGAGCTTTTGATGACCCCCAAACACAGAAGGAAATGAAGATGGTGCCTTACAAGATTGTCAGGGGAACAAATGGTGATGCCTGGGTGGAGATGGCTGGGAAATCATACTCCCCAAGCCAGATTGGTGCCTTTGTTCTTACCAAGATGAAGGAAACTGCAGAGGCTTACCTTGGCAAGTCGGTCTCCAAGGCTGTTATTACAGTCCCAgcttatttcaatgatgctcagcgTCAGGCCACCAAGGATGCTGGTAGGATTGCTGGGTTGGAGGTGATGAGGATTATCAATGAGCCCACTGCTGCAGCTCTGTCGTATGGAATGAACAACAAGGAGGGCCTGATTGCTGTATTTGACTTGGGTGGTGGCACATTTGATGTATCAATCCTTGAGATTTCTAATGGCGTTTTTGAG GTCAAGGCGACCAATGGAGATACTTTCCTTGGTGGTGAGGACTTTGATGCTACATTGCTCAACTACCTGGTTAGTGAATATAAGAACTCTGACAACATTGATCTGAGCAAGGACAAGTTGGCCCTGCAAAGGCTCAGGGAAGCTGCTGAGAAGGCGAAGGTTGAGCTTTCCTCGACTCCACAGACTGAAATTAATCTCCCCTTCATCACAGCAGATGCCTCTGGTGCGAAGCATTTCAACATTACCTTGACCAGATCAAAGTTTGAGTCTCTTGTGGGCAATCTCATCGAGAGAACTTGCATCCCATGCACAAACTGCCTCAAGGATGCTGGTGTTTCTGCAAAGGAGATTGATGAGGTTCTACTGGTTGGTGGTATGACAAGGGTGCCAAAGGTCCAGGATATTGTTTCTCAGATATTCGGCAAGTCTCCAAGCAAGGGTGTCAATCCTGATGAGGCTGTTGCCATGGGAGCTGCCATTCAGGGTGGCATCTTGAGGGGTGATGTGAAGGAGCTCTTGTTGCTGGATGTAACACCCCTTTCCCTTGGTATTGAGACTCTTGGAGGCATCTTCACAAGGCTAATCAACAGGAACACCACAATTCCAACCAAGAAGAGCCAGACCTTCTCCACTGCTGCAGATAACCAGACGCAGGTTGGAATCAAGGTGCTTCAGGGTGAGAGGGAGATGGCCACAGATAACAAGCTTCTTGGTGAATTCCAGCTTGAAGGTATTCCACCAGCCCCGAGGGGTATGCCACAGATCGAGGTCACTTTTGACATTGATGCCAATGGTATTGTCAAGGTGTCAGCAAAGGACAAGTCCACTGGCAAAGAGCAGGATATCACCATCAAATCTTCAGGTGGTTTGTCTGACAGTGACATTGAGAAGATGGTGAAGGAGGCGGAGCTAAATTCTCAGAGGGATCAGGAAAGGAAGTCGTTGATTGACCTCAGGAACTCTGCAGATACCACCATCTACAGCATCGAGAAGAGCGTCAGCGAGTACAAAGACAAGGTCCCTGCTGAAGTCGTCACGGAAATCCAGTCTGCTGTCTCTGATCTGAGAGCAGCAATGGCTGGTGATGATTCGGACGCCATCAAGCAGAAGCTGGAGGCGGCGAACAAGGCAGTCTCAAAGATTGGACAGCACATGCAGGGTGGTGGCGGCGCTGCCGGCGGCGACAGCGGCAGCAGTGGTGGTGGCGACCAGACTCCGGAAGCTGAATACCAGGACCCCAAGGAGGCCAAGATGTAG